A stretch of DNA from Fimbriimonadaceae bacterium:
TCCCGAGAGCCGCTCGCCCAAATCGGTCGAGCCGCGCGATTGCACGTTGTCGAACAGAATGGCCTGCTGGTGCACCAACTCCTTCAACTCCCGGATCTCGTGGCGCAACGCCGCGATCTCGTGCGAGGCATCCGGCAACCGGGCGCTCTGATGCACGATCTCGGCCATCCGCCTTTGGTGCGCCAAGAGAATCGCAACGATCGGAATCATCAGCGCGAGGATGGGGATGAGGAGGGCAAGGGTTTGCGGGCCAAACATGACGTTCTCCCCCATTTTAGCGCGGCGCGCCGGCCAGGTGGGACCTCTGGCGGCTCTGAGCGAGGTGTCGGCTAGAGGCTTGGAGACAGCCTAGCTGGTGCCTGGGCGCCGATCCAACGGTTGCGTGGCGACCACGAGCGCGGCGCCGAACGCCTTGAAGAGGGCCTCGACGACGTGATGGTCGTTCTCGCCCGCGAGCTTCCGCACGTGGGCGCACAGCCCACCCTGCAGCACGATCCCCCGAAAGAACTCCCGGATGCTCTGCAGTCCGACGTCCGCCACGCGCTCCGTCTCGAAGGGCACGTCCCAAAAGAGCTGTCCGCGCGCACTGGTGTCCAGCGCGACCAGCACGAGGGCGTCGTCCTTCGCGACCGTCGCGCTGCCAATGCGGTTCACCGCTTCCCCGTCGGCGAGCGCTCCCTGGAGCGCCTCGCCCATCGCAATCCCCACCTCCTCGAAGGTGTGGTGCTCGTCGTCCGGCGCGCCCGTGTCCACCTGGACCCCCAAGTCGATCATCGCCTGGTAGGCCATCAGGGCCAACATGCGGTCGAAGAACGGCACGCCCGTTCCCAAATCGCGCTTCGTGCCGCCGTCGAGGTCGAGGACGACGCGGACGCGCACGTTCGCGGCTTCCCTCTCCACTTCGGCGTACCGGATTCCGGGAGCGGTCTTGCTCATGGGGTTCTTATACCTTGGGGGACGGGAATCGGGAGTCGGGAGTCGGGAATCGGGGGGACGGGAATCGGGAGTCGGGAATCGGGAGTCGGGAGTCGGGGGGCGCATGGAATCGGGGGTGGCCGGCGGGGGGCGGAAATTGGGCCCCCTCGTTTCGGAGGAGGCCCTGCTCAACAGGAGGTGCTTTCGGATGCCGACCACCGCTGCGGGGCATGCGCCCCGGGCGTCGCCGTACATCCTCGGCCACATTTGCGATGTCGCTCACGCCATCGTGGGCTGGGAGTTCCAGCCTGTTGAGAGACTCATGGCGACTCTCGCTACGTCTACGGGGTTAGCTGACGGGTTCGGGCCAAGAGTTACCCTAGCGGCCTTTCGGAAAGGCCCCATTCACCCCATGTTTCGGGTCCCCCGCTTCCCTCGAAAGGGAATTAGACGGTTGGCTTCTCAGCCAGGAGTTAGAGTACCAGCAAACAAGGATTGTTCCACGGGAAATCGCATGAAAAGTGCGAGGGGCGTCGGGAATCCCGGGAAGAAGCCCGCCCCCCTTCCCGGTATCATCGGGGCGATGTCCATTCTCGTCGACAAGAACACGCGCGTCGTCGTGGCCGGCATGACGGGCCGCGAAGGCGCCTTCCACACCGAACAGATGATCTCCTACGGCACGCAAGTCGTCGCCGGGGTGACGCCTGGCAAGGGTGGAACCGAGTTTCTTGGGCGCCCCGTGTTCGATACCGTCGAAGAGGCCGTTCGGCAGACCGGTGCCGACGCGGGCCTCATCTTTGTGCCTGCGCCGTATGCCGCGGACTCGGTCCTCGAATGCGAGGCGGCCGGCCTGCCCTTCGTCTCCTTGATCACCGAGGGGATCCCCGTCCAAGACATGCTCCGCGTCGTGAATCGCCTCAAGGCCAACGGCACGTGCCGCCTGCTTGGCGGCAACTGCGCCGGCATCATCACGCCGGGCGAGTGCAAGATGGGCATCATGCCCGGGCACATCTTCGCCCAGGGACCCGTCGGGCTCGTCAGCCGGAGCGGAACCTTGACCTACGAAATCGTGTGGGAGCTGACCCGCGCCGGTCTTGGACAGACGAC
This window harbors:
- the sucD gene encoding succinate--CoA ligase subunit alpha, coding for MSILVDKNTRVVVAGMTGREGAFHTEQMISYGTQVVAGVTPGKGGTEFLGRPVFDTVEEAVRQTGADAGLIFVPAPYAADSVLECEAAGLPFVSLITEGIPVQDMLRVVNRLKANGTCRLLGGNCAGIITPGECKMGIMPGHIFAQGPVGLVSRSGTLTYEIVWELTRAGLGQTTCVGIGGDPLPGLRFVDILELFEADPKTEAVVMVGEIGGTDEEAGAEFIKGMSKPVVAFISGRTAPPGKRMGHAGAIVTGNKGTAESKVNALNAAGAAVAESTNEIAQLVKDALGTGAASR